The genomic stretch CTAGGTCTTCAATATAAAACATGATGAGCTTCCTGCGCTCCTCAGGAACACACTCCAACACGAGGTACCTCTTGTCATTCTGAAGGATCTTCTCCACATCTTTCAGATGCTGCTCTGACTCCTGGATCAGCTTTCTTGACCTGGAggaagggagacagacagacataagtCACTCAGAAGCAGGATGCTAATACTTAGAACTTCTCAGTGCTCTTTAAAATATTACAGCTGCTGCTCATATCTAAACTCATGTCTCTTGATTAGATGTCTAGATCTGGTTCAGTcttgattttacattttttttaaaccaaagtTATTAAATGCAGTATTTTAAAAACAGGGACTAAAAGTTAGAGGACACACCTGTATGTGATGAACTTTGTCTCTTTCAGCAGCGTTCTGAAGTCAGCCTTGGCTGTGATGTATTTGTCCTTGATGTAGTCTTCAAACTCCCGCTGTCGCTTCTACAAAGACAAATGAACACACCAGACATCACAACTCTACAAATTTGATGTGTTTAGTGTGTACTTACAGTCATAGCATGAAAAAAGAAGCATGGGTGAGAATAGTTATATTACATAATCCAAGGATTTTTGTACATATGGCAAAGTAGGAACATAAAAATTATACAAAGGTAAAAGGTCTTACTCTGTCACTGGAAGAGAATTTAATACAGCGAGGATCCTCCTTGATGACCTTCTTTACCTCCTTCCAGGTGGTTGTCAGAGTGATCTACAATAGAAACCAAAACAAATTACAAATCACTGGTAACATTTCCAAAGGatattgttcattttttttagatttaagtttttgtttacatttctcaCCATGCTGGTCTCGTCTAGTAGCTGCCTGaaatgttctttcttcttcttagcTAGAGCTTCTACGTGTTCGTTAAAcagcttctccttctcctctctctccagcagtGATGCAGATTCCCAGCGATGGTCCTTCCGCAGGTTACGACGTGTGTCTGACCATGTTGCATCCGAAGACCGGACCTGATTagtgaataaacaaaaaacaaataaattctGTGTGATCAAGGTTTTGGGTAAAAGTATTTACTCTCACACTACATTTAACAAACCTtgttaaacattaaaaactgaCTGACTTGAATGCAAATTCAAATATGAAATGTGGGACTAAGAAAAGAGCACCTTACCATATCAGACATGAGAGCTTTGAAATGCTGGATGGCCTCCTCCCTCTTGTGCTGCTCCCTCTCCCGGTCAATCTCTTTGGTCTGTTCTGATCGGGCCTTCTGCACCTcccgctccctctctctgagaCTGGCCTCAATGCGAGCCTGCCGCtccatttctctttctttttcaatGTCCACGCTCTGTATGAATACAGTTAGGTGTTCTTATGTGTTTGATACAGATGCTTTTATCCATGTATGAACAGTTACTCTTAAGTAAATCAAAAATCACATAATTGAAACCCACCTTGGCTTGCTTTTCCATGAACTGTTTAAAGAGTTCCTCTCTTAATGCAGAGCTCTCCACAGCCTTGTATCGTGGATCTGTCTCTAGCCTTTCTTTCACCTTGCTCCACCTCTGGCCTCCCTCTATGTGCTGCTCACTTAAGAGATCGAAAAAATCTTGTCTGACCTGGGAGAAAACCAACACACCAACCTTAGTTAGAAATCCCCTCACAGCctgtgaaaatgaatgaaattcaGTAACTTGCTGACTTAAGAATCAATCAACTGCTAATGCTCTTTGCTTGAGATaatgtgtgatgatgtgtgagtgagtgagtgactgATACCTTCTCTCCTCTGGATTTGGAGTCTTCTTTCTCTCGCTTTCTCATTGCGGTCATATATTCAACAAAGATAGCTTCCCTGTCCTTCATCTTTTCTATGGTTTTAAATCGTGGATCTCTACCGTGCTTCACGGCAAATTCGCTAAATGTTgttctataaaaaaacaaaacaaaaccaaaaaaagcaACATCAGCATCTCACATAATAAAATTAACAGTTACAAATGAATCTCACAAGTGTAAAATGATACAAAAATGTCTGTTACATTATGTATAGAATATCATTTTAACAAAGATTTTTATGTAAAACACACCTTGGAGTGAGCTTTGCCTCCTCCATCATCCTCCTGAACTCATCTTTGGCCTGCATCAgcttgttcttcttctccttcctctcttcctctgctcgCGTCTTCACATACTGGTCAAATACCTGATGAAGATGAGATCTCAAGATTAGGATCAGAAAACTCTAAACTTTGACACAATACGTTGGGAGATCTTAATACTTTATGAAGGGAGAGGAACCGAACCTGTTTCCTTTCTTTTGGGTTGAGCAGAAGGTATCGTGGGTCAAACACAATCTTGTGAAGCTCTTTGTCCCAGGTTGAGAACGCAGAAACCTACAATGTGGGACAGATGACAATagcattaaaaagaaaacaaaacccaATATTAATTCGTCACTATGTCCAGCAGAAATAAAATGAGTAACAGTTTATGACATCCTTCAAATGTACTGTACCCctctctccagcagcatttCTCTGAATTGGGTCATCCTGGCCTCTAGTGGCACTATAGCTCTTTCTCTGGCAGCTCTGAGCTCTGCCTCCATTGCTGCCTCTTTCTCCAAGTCTGCCTCTTTCACATCCTCTTTCCTGTGATTCACAAAGATCAAAAAATTAAAAGGCAAAATGAAAAGAGaattacagagaaaaacagagaaaaatatTATCTTATTAAAAGAGATGGAGCACCTCTTGTGTTTTGCAGTACGAGTAGACTTACTTCCTCTTTTTGGCTTTGGTTGGCTCTTCATCCTGATTCTCTTCAATAGCCATGTTTATTTCTGGCTCCTCTTTACTGATAACTgagtataaacacacaaacagaaaaatacacacagttaTGACCCCTGTTTACATCCACTGGTACTGGCACTGTGCACTTACGAGTATAAACAATAAAAGGGCTAAAACAGATATCTTAAATTTCTGAGTGACTAGATATAAGTGAGTTTGTCCACACCTGTCTTCTTGTTGTCCTCCAGACCTCTCTTGTGTGGTGGCTCCTGGATGTGCTTGTCAACATCTGCTCGACCAACCAGTTCTTCGGGCCGGTCCCACATGGACAGTCTCGTTGTTGGGTTGTAGAAGAAGACGCGATCATCACCCGTCCATACCACACACCTGATTTAAATGAAtagggaataaaaaaaagaaaaggaactTAATTTCCATGAAATGAGGAGAAGATATTAAGTGTGTGCTCAGATGTGGGGTGCGTACCATGGTGTTCCAGGGATGGGGTTGGTGGCTATGGGCCTGGCTTtctgagctgctttctcctcctctgtcatttcttcttctttgcgcTCCTTGCCAAAAAAGAAGATACTATTAAATACAATTTGCTTTACTCCAGTTTATCAAActcaataaattaaaaaaattataatgcAAATGGATGTATTATAAGTAGTCCTATCCTTTTTTCCATGTCAGTTTTCTGGTTTAAATTGGTAATTCTAATATTCACACACCTCCTTGTCATTATTAGCGTTTTCTAATTtgttctcctcatcctccatctCCATGGCCTCTGCTTCCTCTTGCGCCAGGCGCTCCTTGAtcttttctgcttctctttctaGAGGAAGGGAGAGCGAAAAGTCATGCACACTTAGTAGGAGTAGTGTTCTTACGTGATCTGTATTATCAAAATCCAATCTGACAGAGCATAGCTCATCACATCAGCATTGCCTACCTTTCTCCAAAACAGCCTGTGGTTTCTCCCAGGTGGACTCCAGTGTCCGGTTGTTGTAGTAGTATGTTTTCCCATCAGCTGTTTTGTACTCTGACCACTCAGGGAGTTGCAATGATCCAGCAATGGAGGCAGGACCTGCTGAGAGTGCCAGCTGGGGGTGCATCATGGAAACTAAAGGCGGGCCCATACCAGGAAGCATGCCTGTCATTTGTCAGAGAAGAAAGACACAGAGCATGGTTGGCTAAGAGTTATCCCAATGTCCGAGTTACACTGACTACACTGCCTTTAGTTAATACACCAACAAGTAAGATGTCTTCATCCTGGTTCCTAactaaaaatcaaaaacatataCTAGCAAACTAAAAGTATAGAAAaactaaaaggaaaaaaaaacagttccttCTTTGAGTACAAGTTTCTGTGTAGTACTGTGTAGTGATGAAGTTGAGTAGGTCAGAGAAATGTGTGGGATACTATTTGATTGTGGCTATCTACAGACCTGGAAGGAACAATGATTTGAGAACAGACACAGGCCACATACAAAAAGCAGTGACCACACACATATAACCATGCCACACAGGAGGACAACCACATGACCACAACATGTAGCCCTAACTCTAAGCGCAAATAAACAAGGGTAGCTAGCATTATAGACCTGCACTAAAAAAAAGACGGGTCTCTTTTTCAAGGTGTTTACGATCAACATGCCCAAAAATGCGTTTTTCTAACAACAAACATAGATCTGAGTGCTGCTAAACTAAAGTTTTTCCATCACAGTGTCTACCGGAACACACAAACAAGTGCAATTAACATCAGTGTGCTATGTAATATGTCAATGTTACATGTGAATTAATAAGACTTCTTTTACCTGTCTAGAAACACATCTTAAAAGTAAGTTGTTACTGACAACTTTACTACTATGTGTCACTTAAATTCACGGTACACCAAAGTGTTCATTTCCCATCTGTGAGTATAATGGCAGTCATACTGCATCTTCTCTGTCTAGTGGAATGAAAGATTTCACCACTGTACACCGAATGGATCATGTTCACAGCATTCAGCACCATGCCACTGATTGAGGGTCCCATTATATACACCATGTGACGCATGTAGACATCATTCACTACCATGCCATCTACTGTAGGTCTGGGAGGCGAGCGGCAGGGTGTTTACCGTTGGCGCTGGGGCCTGCCTTTACACAGGGTGCACCAACTATCTGCATCATTGCTACACCTGCAAGAACAACGGACAAGCAAGCATCTGGTTGAACACAGCAGGACACTAGACATCAGCTACCGTGATGTACGAGTTTGCGCGTGACCCCACTCAGACAAAGACACACCCAAATTTTGGAACACAGTCTGTCAGTCTCAAATGTTTATATGCCTCTAATGTATTTAAAGTCATTAGGAAAGCACACAGTGTATATGCTACATCAAAGTCTAACCTAGGGTTTATCTAGAGTTGGTTAACTAACAGGTGTAGTAGAAAGACAGGCAAGAATGTCTGCATAACAACACCACAAATCTCAAAGTCAACCAGGAAGCTCCCAGTCCAAATTTGTTTCTAAAAGACAATGTGACCTTATCTGACTTGGTTTTGTGTGACACTTAATTAAAATTACACAAAATTAAGAACTGCAGCTGGAGTCTGGAGTTACCCTCATTTTTGGTAATCAAAACCTCAACTatatatttccacagagatTATAAAGCCAATTTCTGTTGTCACAAGATATTATCACATTAATCAGCCAAGGTAGTACCAGCTAAAAATAACAGGTTCCTACAAGAACATTGTGTGCACTGCTAAGAGAGTATTTTGCAAGCTTGAACAGAATTCAGTATCACTATATCCAACACAACTAAAATAGTTCCCCTTGCTGAGGTCTTTGTATTGTGTTGCGTAAAGGAAACACCCAAAAGCTGtggcaaacaaaacacagtaaatatgtgctAATTGCATGTGCTACTGTAGGACAGATTTAGAACTAGTTATTCCTATTATAACTTCATTTTCACCTGGTAGAGGGATGTGCATGCCTGGCAAAGGCACCCTGAAAGGTGGCACCATGACAGGGGGGAAGGCAGGTATGGCTGCGGTGGGCTGGGCCACACTGTGAGGCagagctgctggcagcagaggcaCGGTCTGCACTGCCGTAACAGGTGATGGCACCGTGGAAACAGTCACCACAGTGACTGGAGACACTGCAACAGTTGAGGTCACTGTCGGGATAGGGGTGAGGTCTGCTACAACTGTGGCTTTtgggaataaaaacacaaaataggACTGTTAGTGTTATACATGCGTTTATGCTTAACATCATataaaagagtgtgtgtttacctgcaatggacacagagggggagggggtaGTGATGGAGTCTGGACTGGATGTGAGTGCGTTGGAGGGGGTTGTGGATGAGGCCTGTGTAGGGGAGCCTGCTGCTGTGCTGGCGGTAGTATTAACACTGCTTGAGCTGCCAGCTGCAGTCGCCCCCGCACTCACACCTGATCCTGCAGCTCCCGCAACAAGAAGAGGGTTGAGTTCAGACTGCTGGATAATCTTTACACCATCTGGTTTAGTCCACGCAGATTCTCTGGTCCTGGCATTGTAGTAATATGTCTAAtgaaaagataaaagaaaagacagCGGCAGGTAAAATAGTAAGCAGATGAAATAAGCGAGATGATAAATTGTAGACTGTAgaagtttagattttttttcaatttgttTTTCACACGCTCCTGTATTTGGAAATGCAATCAAAAGAACAGACTAACCAGTTTAAACCTCTGCACGCACTTATACATGGTTTGACCGTACCTTTCCCTCTGGTGTCTTGTTCTCTACCCATATCTCCTCTGCAGGGTTGAGTGCAGGGTTTCCAGATGAAGGAACAGGGGGCATCCCAGGTGGAAATATCATCCCAGGAGGAGGTGGCAGATTACCaataggaggaggaaggaacGGTggtctctgtaaaaaaaaagaataatccTTGCATTTAGTCTTTAAATAGTGACAAGGAGTCCTGAGGCTCCAAATTACCTTCTTGCTAACCAGTCTGCCTGAATTTAATACAGGAAGTTAGTGTATAACTATTGTATTATtcaatgaaaaattaaaaacaaaatcaaacaatgGCGTGGTGGAAACAAGATAGATTCTATTCAGTTTTTTAATGTAAGCTTGAGTCACTGTTGCACTGTAAATGTAGACCTAGCATGACATATTTCAAATTGATCAGAAGCAGTCCTTTCATTCAAACTAGTCTAATCGATATGTTGCCATATGTTGCCAAcattaaataaatttaaaactcCTGCTTACTAATTTGCAAACATCGAATTATAGTTTAAAATGCTTAAAATGCAAAAGCAACATTACAATTCAAGGACAATGCAAGTTGTACACAAATGGGAACACAGTCACCTGTAGATGGGGAGGTCCAATGGGTGGCGGCATGCCTCCTGGTGGTGGGATGGGTGGCATGTTGGGGTCAAAAGGTGGACGTGCAAACGGCGGTCGTGGCGGTGGTCCTCTCATCATCCcaaaaggtggtggtggtggcctAAGAAGTGGTGGTGGGCCACGAAGCACAGGGGTCTGGGCGGGCGCAGGTGCTGGTGCAGGAGCAGGACCGCGGAACCGCACGGCCTGCTGCACCATTCTAGTATGAAGAACAACACTTAACTATTAACATAAAATGATGCCAACTTGCTATTAAATTGTCAAccaaaattttatttttttaaaccttcTTTAAACCTTTACATTATTGAAGCCTAATTATTACATATGTAATTAAGATGTTACCAGCTTCTCTAACACATCTCTCCcaagaggaaaacaacaaacacacctaCAAAAGCAGCACCGTCAGTATTTGTAGATCAGACCTGCATACCATAATTTAGTGCCGATTCATAGTCCAGACAGTTTGTACAATGAATGACGCTATAGAATAAGCTACCAGGTTTCAACATTATATTGTAATTTTTGCCGTTTCTGTGAACCCACATCAAGCCGAGGTTGTGTAATAATGTTTTATTGGGGCTGTTCTGAATAAGCTTTAAAGATACATTATTAATGAAGACAAACATTGTCGTGTATCTTTTGGATGTTAATTAAGGCGCTGTTCGTGAAGTGACTCCAATCCCCTGAACATACGTTCAGCCACAACTCAATCAAAAATGTAAAGACGTCATTTGCTAACTTGGCTAGCAGAATCCCTGTTCATTCAAAGCACTTTAGTGGTGTGCCGTTGCTTACCAATGAGTATAGCATAGCTTAGCTAGCAGGCTATTTGCTGTGCAAAAAGTGCATCCTATGTTCAGAACCTTCTATTAACACAGACAAATGAGACGGTGGGCTGGGAAGCCCGGTAGGAGAGGCaaacagctgtctgtgtttaatgtgaCTGCCCATGTTTACCGCGTGCCACCAGCGTAGACGATGCAAACCGCTTGCCACCACAAGCTAGTTAGCGAGAAGCTAGTTAGCTGGCGTGGCTACATTCAAAAGTAAAACCACAGTTTATTACAAACGCTAAAAGAAATACAACGCGTATTAGCTGCATATGAAATGCAGACTTGTGTTTAATATAACGCCCCACTGGTATTCATATAAACACTTTATTTACTATTATCTGACCTGTTGTCGTTGAACCCGAGAGTCTCGCTGTCTGTCTGGTCCGCCATTACAGGAAAATGTAACGACTGTCTTCCTGGAAACGCCCCTAGGTGGAGTCTACTTCTCGTATTGGCTAAgatcagctgtcaatcacacagCGGTTTGATTTGTGTGAGCCCTGATTGGATGCAGGTTATCTCGCGAATGTTCATTCACTGGCCCGGTGTGCCATTTTTCCCGATGCCTTTGTTCAGTCAATTCAGAAGTTTATGATAAGGAGGTCCCATTTTTTTCACACTTAGGGTAAGTTTAAGAAAGGTATTTTGCATATTTCCGGTATTTTGTGTGTCAGCTGTTCTTTGTGCACTTCTGGAAGAAGGGCCCACTGTCCTAGAGTTAAAATTATTTGGCACTTTATTATTATGTCTCATTTTACCTTTAAATAATAAGAATACAGCGTTAAATGAAGAGTCCTGTAAATTataccatgtttgaaatatttagaGTACAGTAATATAGTTAGAGTACAGGTCATCGTGTACTCTAACTCTAACTCGATTTTATTTTCGAGGAAAACCCAATAATGTATTGTAATATTTAGGTTTAATTGCTGTAAAATTACATATTCATAATATCACAAGAATAAAGTCATAATTCAGAAtgttataatttaatttaatgttgaatgaattacagaaaatatacagtacaatcaaatcaaatgatctgtactggaaaaaaaaaacaaaacaaaaataaaacatgatttaaGTAACCTAAGTTAGCAGTAGCTCTCCCATATGAACACAACTTTAAGTAAActaataaaatattaaactaATAGCTATGGAATTAGCCTTCTGAGAGTAACAAAATAAAGATTTGGTCATTTGGAATGCAGTGCCTCAGAAAATGTCAACAGGCTCTGCTTAGCTGTGTTTGCACATCAAACAGAGATAACTATAACCATACACAActttacacacactcattcactcacGTCTCACACAAACCTCACTCCAGACCCCCCCAGAACTCTGGATTGGTTTTAGCCATCCAGAGAAATTATTTTTGAAATTTACTGAAACTCATCCAATGAATTTGATCCATGCCAAATAATAGGTGAAGATAATTTCTAAAAAATGGTTGTTGAGTTGCAGGTATGCCCCTTGGATTGAAAGACCAAGTCAGCTGCAAGGTGAAACATGTTTGCTGGCAAAAATACTTTGTAATTAAAGGGACATTGTTGTCCCAACTGCAATTGCTGTAAACATTAAAGAAATTTAGCAttgtattgtgttttcactcttgTGGATAGTGATAGTCTTTTTCCTCAGACGCAACCCATAAACTGTCCATTTGCAAAAGATTGAGAGACAGATTTATGTGTCTGGTGTCCGACAACAGCCTTTCTTAAGTGCCAAAATGACAAGGAGGAATTAAAAAGGAAATACAACTGATTAGTGCTTGATGCTGAGAGTATCACTTTGAACGGTAATAGATCATTGCGACATAAAGAGCTTGACAGCATTTTAGGTGCATTTGTTCTCATTGTTTTTAAACTTAAATTTATTGACCTACTGAGCATCCATCCATTGTAAAATGTGACAGACAGGATTAAAACAGAAAAGGGGAAACTGAACATGTCATCCACCCTAATATAAGAATAGGTATGACCATCCAGTGTTGTCTCAACACATATGCTCtttctgccctctgctggaacTAGAGTacagactttaaaaaaagtgtgtCATAGTCATTGTCTGATAATAATGGAACGGCTTAAATTTTGATTGAATTCGGTTAAAAAATTGCCTAAAACATAATATATCTGGCTATAATGTAAAATTAAGGCAGCTATGCCATTTTTTATGTGTCCATTGTATTGATTGAACTCTCTGAGCAGGTACACAGAAACCTGATTTTTGTAATGATGGGGGAtacactgtaaatattttaaaaaaaaaatcaactacaGAAGAGTTTTTCTCCCCAGAAGGAAGTAATGACTAGAGGCCAGAGACACCTTCCCTGCAATTCCAGTGCCCTCTTTATGAGAGGCAGCAGTGGGCATTCTCCCCTACCTCATAATCATGTCAGCAGACGGTGATGGTAAACAATCACTGGTGGCTGCTCACCAAAGAgagcagaagcagagagagacacatgCAAGGTTGTCTTCAAGTACAGCAGTCCATCTGTGGTACACACTCTCATAATGTCACACATgcgtacacacactcacacacacacgaaaaccTTCATTTCCCAAAATTGCCAAAGTTAGCAAAGGCATCTTGTTTGGGTGGGACCACAGCTGGGGTGATGGAGTGCGCTATGCCCATCCCTACTCCTGGTACTCCCACGCCAGTTATGCCACCCATCATCACTGGAGCGGTCATGCCCATATTCATGCTCATGTTCATTCCCATCATGCCTTGGTTTATGGGAATTCCTCCTTGTAAACCAGTGGTCATTGTAGGTGGCATACCCGTGGCCATGGAAGCAGGCATGCCCATTGCCATGACATTGCCTGCCATCATGGGATTGGTTGGTGGTCTTATTGGTGTCACATGGGGTGGAGAGCTGAGGTTAAGTCCTCCAAAGTTCTGAGCCAACAGGCTGACGGGAGGCactcctgcacagacacaagtgGACAGAGACATGCTTTTATCACTTGGGTTATAAAGCCATAACAACACTGACTAGTTTAGGCTAAGGGCTTTAGCTTAAAGGCTTAATTTAAATGCCTGCACGATCATGACCCCCAGAGTCACAGACATGCAAATGGTACCTTGTTGTTGAATGATATTGTTGAGGGTAGGGGGTGTCTTAGTGGTGGTCAAGCCTGCTGAGAGGAAGTCCAGGCTGATGTTGACAGAGGGGTCAGACCAGGTCGAACCTAATGATCCCTGCCCAACCTTCTGCTGTTGCCCAatggactgctgacttgccatGCCTCCTAAAGtctgaaaaaaatgtcacacattttctttgttgAATACATAATTAATGCAAGAATAATACCACATCTTATCTAAGTCATATTTCATTTCAGCAAAtaatattttctcattttttaaaacaatttaaGAAATATTAAGCCTTCCCATGATGCATAACACATCTACCTGTTGAGAGCGAGAAAGCGGCAAAGTGGGCACAGTTGCCCCTGGTGTCATCCCTCCCAGAGAGAAAGTCATACTCTGAGAGGCACTAAGTGTTGTATGTGGATTGGTTAGCTGATGATTGACTCCACCCATCAAGTCAAAGAGCTCAGCTGAGGGTGGGACAGAAGTGGGATTGGAGACCTGAGCTGTAGGAGACTGGACACTGCCAAACAGGTCAGTGACAGGCTGGGCAGTTGCAGAGTTTGATGAAGCCGGAGGATTGGCCGAGAAGGCATTCCAGTCTCCGAACTCTCCGTTTCCATTGGATGATGCAGCTGCACAAAACAGTAAAGATGTTTAGATTTGGACAATGACACTTAAAATCCACTACAGAATCTACAGTACATAATAACTACACAGCATTTGCTGTCACAGTGGCACTCAATCTGACTGTGTTCTAACAGAGTGTATAGCTGAGACAGAAGAGGTTTaccagtggaggtggggaggcTGGCAGATGCTGCAGGG from Parambassis ranga chromosome 14, fParRan2.1, whole genome shotgun sequence encodes the following:
- the tcerg1b gene encoding transcription elongation regulator 1 isoform X4: MADQTDSETLGFNDNRMVQQAVRFRGPAPAPAPAPAQTPVLRGPPPLLRPPPPPFGMMRGPPPRPPFARPPFDPNMPPIPPPGGMPPPIGPPHLQRPPFLPPPIGNLPPPPGMIFPPGMPPVPSSGNPALNPAEEIWVENKTPEGKTYYYNARTRESAWTKPDGVKIIQQSELNPLLVAGAAGSGVSAGATAAGSSSSVNTTASTAAGSPTQASSTTPSNALTSSPDSITTPSPSVSIAATVVADLTPIPTVTSTVAVSPVTVVTVSTVPSPVTAVQTVPLLPAALPHSVAQPTAAIPAFPPVMVPPFRVPLPGMHIPLPGVAMMQIVGAPCVKAGPSANGMLPGMGPPLVSMMHPQLALSAGPASIAGSLQLPEWSEYKTADGKTYYYNNRTLESTWEKPQAVLEKEREAEKIKERLAQEEAEAMEMEDEENKLENANNDKERKEEEMTEEEKAAQKARPIATNPIPGTPWCVVWTGDDRVFFYNPTTRLSMWDRPEELVGRADVDKHIQEPPHKRGLEDNKKTVISKEEPEINMAIEENQDEEPTKAKKRKKEDVKEADLEKEAAMEAELRAARERAIVPLEARMTQFREMLLERGVSAFSTWDKELHKIVFDPRYLLLNPKERKQVFDQYVKTRAEEERKEKKNKLMQAKDEFRRMMEEAKLTPRTTFSEFAVKHGRDPRFKTIEKMKDREAIFVEYMTAMRKREKEDSKSRGEKVRQDFFDLLSEQHIEGGQRWSKVKERLETDPRYKAVESSALREELFKQFMEKQAKSVDIEKEREMERQARIEASLREREREVQKARSEQTKEIDREREQHKREEAIQHFKALMSDMVRSSDATWSDTRRNLRKDHRWESASLLEREEKEKLFNEHVEALAKKKKEHFRQLLDETSMITLTTTWKEVKKVIKEDPRCIKFSSSDRKRQREFEDYIKDKYITAKADFRTLLKETKFITYRSRKLIQESEQHLKDVEKILQNDKRYLVLECVPEERRKLIMFYIEDLDRRGPPPPPTASEPTRRSTK
- the tcerg1b gene encoding transcription elongation regulator 1 isoform X1, which encodes MADQTDSETLGFNDNRMVQQAVRFRGPAPAPAPAPAQTPVLRGPPPLLRPPPPPFGMMRGPPPRPPFARPPFDPNMPPIPPPGGMPPPIGPPHLQRPPFLPPPIGNLPPPPGMIFPPGMPPVPSSGNPALNPAEEIWVENKTPEGKTYYYNARTRESAWTKPDGVKIIQQSELNPLLVAGAAGSGVSAGATAAGSSSSVNTTASTAAGSPTQASSTTPSNALTSSPDSITTPSPSVSIAATVVADLTPIPTVTSTVAVSPVTVVTVSTVPSPVTAVQTVPLLPAALPHSVAQPTAAIPAFPPVMVPPFRVPLPGMHIPLPGVAMMQIVGAPCVKAGPSANGMLPGMGPPLVSMMHPQLALSAGPASIAGSLQLPEWSEYKTADGKTYYYNNRTLESTWEKPQAVLEKEREAEKIKERLAQEEAEAMEMEDEENKLENANNDKEERKEEEMTEEEKAAQKARPIATNPIPGTPWCVVWTGDDRVFFYNPTTRLSMWDRPEELVGRADVDKHIQEPPHKRGLEDNKKTVISKEEPEINMAIEENQDEEPTKAKKRKKEDVKEADLEKEAAMEAELRAARERAIVPLEARMTQFREMLLERGVSAFSTWDKELHKIVFDPRYLLLNPKERKQVFDQYVKTRAEEERKEKKNKLMQAKDEFRRMMEEAKLTPRTTFSEFAVKHGRDPRFKTIEKMKDREAIFVEYMTAMRKREKEDSKSRGEKVRQDFFDLLSEQHIEGGQRWSKVKERLETDPRYKAVESSALREELFKQFMEKQAKSVDIEKEREMERQARIEASLREREREVQKARSEQTKEIDREREQHKREEAIQHFKALMSDMVRSSDATWSDTRRNLRKDHRWESASLLEREEKEKLFNEHVEALAKKKKEHFRQLLDETSMVRNITLTTTWKEVKKVIKEDPRCIKFSSSDRKRQREFEDYIKDKYITAKADFRTLLKETKFITYRSRKLIQESEQHLKDVEKILQNDKRYLVLECVPEERRKLIMFYIEDLDRRGPPPPPTASEPTRRSTK
- the tcerg1b gene encoding transcription elongation regulator 1 isoform X3, yielding MADQTDSETLGFNDNRMVQQAVRFRGPAPAPAPAPAQTPVLRGPPPLLRPPPPPFGMMRGPPPRPPFARPPFDPNMPPIPPPGGMPPPIGPPHLQRPPFLPPPIGNLPPPPGMIFPPGMPPVPSSGNPALNPAEEIWVENKTPEGKTYYYNARTRESAWTKPDGVKIIQQSELNPLLVAGAAGSGVSAGATAAGSSSSVNTTASTAAGSPTQASSTTPSNALTSSPDSITTPSPSVSIAATVVADLTPIPTVTSTVAVSPVTVVTVSTVPSPVTAVQTVPLLPAALPHSVAQPTAAIPAFPPVMVPPFRVPLPGMHIPLPGVAMMQIVGAPCVKAGPSANGMLPGMGPPLVSMMHPQLALSAGPASIAGSLQLPEWSEYKTADGKTYYYNNRTLESTWEKPQAVLEKEREAEKIKERLAQEEAEAMEMEDEENKLENANNDKEERKEEEMTEEEKAAQKARPIATNPIPGTPWCVVWTGDDRVFFYNPTTRLSMWDRPEELVGRADVDKHIQEPPHKRGLEDNKKTVISKEEPEINMAIEENQDEEPTKAKKRKKEDVKEADLEKEAAMEAELRAARERAIVPLEARMTQFREMLLERGVSAFSTWDKELHKIVFDPRYLLLNPKERKQVFDQYVKTRAEEERKEKKNKLMQAKDEFRRMMEEAKLTPRTTFSEFAVKHGRDPRFKTIEKMKDREAIFVEYMTAMRKREKEDSKSRGEKVRQDFFDLLSEQHIEGGQRWSKVKERLETDPRYKAVESSALREELFKQFMEKQAKSVDIEKEREMERQARIEASLREREREVQKARSEQTKEIDREREQHKREEAIQHFKALMSDMVRSSDATWSDTRRNLRKDHRWESASLLEREEKEKLFNEHVEALAKKKKEHFRQLLDETSMITLTTTWKEVKKVIKEDPRCIKFSSSDRKRQREFEDYIKDKYITAKADFRTLLKETKFITYRSRKLIQESEQHLKDVEKILQNDKRYLVLECVPEERRKLIMFYIEDLDRRGPPPPPTASEPTRRSTK